From the Fictibacillus halophilus genome, the window CAGATGATGGGCACCTAATTTAGTTTTAGAAGAAAGAGAAAACTCTGATGCTAATAATAGAAGTTCAATTCTTTTATCAATCGTCTCTTCTCCAGTTACAAGCTCTTCATACAACTTAAAGATTTCAGGCTGAATCATCTTCACCTGGTTCCAAACTGTAACTTCTGGATAGTATCCATGTTCAATAACAGATAAACGAGCTAGATGATGAAGAGCATGCATGATGTTGTTGAATGCATCTAAATAATGGCCGGAGTGGAAAAGTTCTTTTCCGTCGTTATAACGGCGGAGTAGTTTTGCAAACTCAAGACCAATCTTATGTGTTCTCTCTTCAGCCGGAAACTCGTGAAGTCGGTCCCTCAATCTCGTTATGTACTCATTTCTATTAAATAGAACTTTCCCGTTCATCACCCAATCAACCGCTCTTTTGTTTGTACCGAGCATCAACCAAGAATTAAGCAATTGTTCAGTCACAATGTGAAGCGCAGCTGAAGTTGTCTCAAACTCATAGTGTTTAATCATCAAAGGCTGATCAGATTCTTTAACTATAATAAGAAGTATTGAATCAAAGTGATCCGTGCCAGGGCTGAATGGTTTATTTTTTTCAACAAAAAGCACTCCTAATGTGTTTTCGTTGCTTGCTCTCTCTTGATACAGCGGGCGTAAAATATCTTCCATGAAGGTCATCTCCCATTTTAACAAAATCCTGTTTGTTACTTTCAACATCAAATAAAGAAATCCTTTTTCTTTTCCTAAGAGTTCATATGTTATACTAATGAACGGAGGAGGGACAGGTATGATAAAGTATACGAGCAAAATCAATAAAATACGTACGTTCGCGTTAAGCCTTGTGTTTATAGGTATTATCATCATGTATGCAGGCCTGTTTTTCAAGACAAGTTTTGTCGTTATGTCTATTTTTATGGTGATTGGGTTTATCGCAACGATCGCCAGTGCTGGTGTTTACTTTTGGATTGGTATGATATCTACTCAGGCTGTGCAGGTTGTCTGTCCAAACTGTGGAAAAGTAACGAAAGTACTAGGTCGTGTAGATGCATGCATGTCATGTAACCAGCCACTTACGATGGATAAGGGTCTTGAGGGCGAAGAATTCGATGAAAAATACAACTCTAAACGCCAAATGCGCAAAGAGAATAGATAAAGCTGACTTACCGTAATGGAAAGTCAGCTTTTTTTTAATGTTTTCTTTTGCAATCCGGGCATACTCCGTAAATTTCCATACGGTGTCGTCCTACATCAAAACCTGTTACAGATTCTGCTAGACTCTCGACCTCATCTAAACCGGGATAATGAAAATCCACTATCTTTCCGCATGAATCACAGATGATATGGTAGTGATCAGTCGTCACACAATCAAATCGGCTTGATGAATCCCCATAAGTCAGTTCTTTTACAAGACCCGCTTCTTTAAATACTCTAAGGTTATTGTAGACTGTTGCTACACTCATATTTGGAAATTTCCCCTCCAGCGCTTTGTAAATCTCATCAGCAGTCGGATGGGACATTGATTGGATAAGATGCTCTAAGATAGCATGACGCTGAGGTGTAATCCGTACACCTACTGATTTTAAGTTGTCGATTGCCGCATTTATCTTAGCGCTTGACATCGTCATGCACCCCATTTCTTTAAGAATTCTTACTTTATAATCGTTATAATTAGTCTACTGCTTATCTACAGGTTTTGTCAATTGAAGTGTATGTATGCAGTACTCAATCATGAATGATCTTCGTGTAGAACTGGTTCATTCACTTTCATTTGTTCATTTACATAACGTGCAGCAACAAATAGAAAATCAGAGAGTCTGTTTAGATAAGACAATACAAGTGGATTCACACCTTCAATTTCTACAGCAATACGTTCTGCTCGCCTCGCGATCGTTCGTGCGGTATGGAGTGCACTAGCAGATGGAGATCCTCCAGGAAGTATGAACTGCTTTAAAGGTTTCAGTCCAACCTGCCATTGATCAATCGTCTCTTCAAGAAATGAGATATCTTCTTCTTTTAATTTCCATGCTACTTCCTTACCCGCTGGAGTCGCTAGCTCAGCTCCAACATGAAACAAAACAGTCTGCACTTTTTGCATTACAGTCGTTGCATTTTCTGCCCATTTTTCCTTAGGAAACAAGCTTACGCCAAATCCAATCATACTATTCGCTTCATCACATGTGCCATACGCGTCTACGCGCACATCGTTTTTAGACACCCGTTCACCAAAAATTAAGGATGTTGTTCCTTTATCTCCAGTTTTTGTGTAGATTTTCATATTAATACCCCCGGTCATATGGAATGATATTGATCATATCTTTACGGTTATCATTTCTATATAGAGTTAGATTATCACAAAAGATCTCGATCGCTCTTTCTTGGTACTGAGGTGAAATCCCTGAAAGATGCGGTGTAACCGTTACGTTCTTCATGTCCCATAATGGGCTTTCTTCTGCTAATGGCTCTTTTTCAAACACATCTAGAACTGCGTGGCCAATCCGCTCTTCACGCAGCACACGAATCAGCTCTTTTTCATCTACCGTTTTCCCTCTACCAATATTAATGAACACCGCGTGCTGTTTCATTTCAGAAAACGCACTCTCTCCGACGAAATGATACGTTTGTGGTGTCGATGGGAGAACATTCACGATAAAATCACTTTCTGCGTACAGAGTGGAGATTCCTTCTTTATCCACGATCACATCACAGTTTTCCGCCGGATGACCACTTCTATTAAATCCGATGGTTTTCATGTTAAAAGCTTTCGCGAGTCTTGCTATCTCGCATCCAATTGAACCTGTTCCTAGTATACCAAGCGTCTTTCCTGAGATCTCAGTCATCGGCACTTTTCGATCCCACGTGTGCTGTTTTTGATTTTCTAAAAGCAGACTTGCTTTGCGTGAAACTTGCAGCATCATGGAAAGCGTATATTCCGCCATAGGTGTTTTGTGGATACCTCTTGCGTTCGTAATCAAAATATCTTGTTTTTCTAAAGCTTCAAAAGGCATTTTATCAAGACCAGCTGAAATGACCATGATCCATTTTAGTTCTTTTGCTTCAGCAACCAACTCATCAGTCAGGTCTTCTCCATAGGATACTAAGACTTCAGCTTGTTTAAGATACGTCTTAGCTTCTTTCATGTTGTTGTAAAAATGAAATTCTTCATTCGGAAACCGTTTCTTTAGCTCGTCCTTTATCTCATCTCGTAATCGTGCACTTGAAAGAATCATAAGAAACACCTTCTTTTCATGGAATAGAAAAAGCGGGACGTGCTCCCCGCTTTTTAAGTTGTTGCTGTTTTGTTTGGGTTGTTTACTAATGGAATTACTTTGAGTCTGTTTGTTCTCTATCTTCATGGAAATTGATTGGAGTGAAAGGTGCGAGACTCCTGGGGGATCAGCGGGACAGGTGAGACTCCTAATAGTGCAGAGCACTAGGAGGCTCACCGCACGCCCCCCGGAAAGCGAGCAACCTGTAACGGAAATCAACAACCCTCATAGAGCAACAAAGCTATCCAAAACAGATCTTACTTAAGGTTCTCTGGATTAAGACCTTGAAGTTCTGGCAGAACGAACAAACCGTCTTTTCTAATTAATACATCATCAAAGTAGATTTCCCCGCCGCCATACTCTGGACGCTGAATCAATACCATATCCCAGTGGATGCCTGATTCGTTTCCGTTGTATGCATCTTGATACGC encodes:
- a CDS encoding YgzB family protein, whose amino-acid sequence is MIKYTSKINKIRTFALSLVFIGIIIMYAGLFFKTSFVVMSIFMVIGFIATIASAGVYFWIGMISTQAVQVVCPNCGKVTKVLGRVDACMSCNQPLTMDKGLEGEEFDEKYNSKRQMRKENR
- the perR gene encoding peroxide-responsive transcriptional repressor PerR produces the protein MSSAKINAAIDNLKSVGVRITPQRHAILEHLIQSMSHPTADEIYKALEGKFPNMSVATVYNNLRVFKEAGLVKELTYGDSSSRFDCVTTDHYHIICDSCGKIVDFHYPGLDEVESLAESVTGFDVGRHRMEIYGVCPDCKRKH
- a CDS encoding cob(I)yrinic acid a,c-diamide adenosyltransferase; translated protein: MKIYTKTGDKGTTSLIFGERVSKNDVRVDAYGTCDEANSMIGFGVSLFPKEKWAENATTVMQKVQTVLFHVGAELATPAGKEVAWKLKEEDISFLEETIDQWQVGLKPLKQFILPGGSPSASALHTARTIARRAERIAVEIEGVNPLVLSYLNRLSDFLFVAARYVNEQMKVNEPVLHEDHS
- a CDS encoding D-2-hydroxyacid dehydrogenase, which codes for MILSSARLRDEIKDELKKRFPNEEFHFYNNMKEAKTYLKQAEVLVSYGEDLTDELVAEAKELKWIMVISAGLDKMPFEALEKQDILITNARGIHKTPMAEYTLSMMLQVSRKASLLLENQKQHTWDRKVPMTEISGKTLGILGTGSIGCEIARLAKAFNMKTIGFNRSGHPAENCDVIVDKEGISTLYAESDFIVNVLPSTPQTYHFVGESAFSEMKQHAVFINIGRGKTVDEKELIRVLREERIGHAVLDVFEKEPLAEESPLWDMKNVTVTPHLSGISPQYQERAIEIFCDNLTLYRNDNRKDMINIIPYDRGY
- a CDS encoding nucleotidyltransferase-like protein, with product MEDILRPLYQERASNENTLGVLFVEKNKPFSPGTDHFDSILLIIVKESDQPLMIKHYEFETTSAALHIVTEQLLNSWLMLGTNKRAVDWVMNGKVLFNRNEYITRLRDRLHEFPAEERTHKIGLEFAKLLRRYNDGKELFHSGHYLDAFNNIMHALHHLARLSVIEHGYYPEVTVWNQVKMIQPEIFKLYEELVTGEETIDKRIELLLLASEFSLSSKTKLGAHHLLGIIKEKDEWAYHELMEHDEVQDYAIDLPMILTHLKDKGYIKAIKRETKSKNLYHRYYSIKE